The DNA window ATTACCTGTATGTGATGCATGACAATAATATTTCAAGGTACATTATCCAGAAACCTGTACTATCCGTAAAAGAACAGGCAGGTCAACAAGATGTAATAAGATTCGAAAATCCTTTTAACGAACAATTATCCATGTTTTCCGATGCTGATATCAGAGAAGTGGAAATTCTGGATGAAAGCGGGAAAACCGTTCTGAGAGGAAAAGGTCCTAAACTCAATACCTCATCTCTGCTGAAAGGCAGCTATCTCATCAGAATAACTTCAGCATCCGGTAAAGTAACGGTAAAAAAGGGAATTAAAAACTAACAGAATATACATATTGAAAAAACCGTCATCGCGACGGTTTTCTCAATAAAGATCTTCTTTGTTTGCTGAATGAGACCATCAGGTAGAAAAGGAATGGAAGAATAAAAACGGAGCCTAAAATTAAAGCCCATCCCAATGCATTGATGGTTTTGGGAGCCGCCACATGCTCCAGCAGCGAAAGATGCTGTCCGTTCCCGAACAGAATGATGTTCGGATTATGCTGATACGTGGCAGCTACCAGGATCATAATGATCTGGAATCCTGCGAGAGCCCTTACAGAAAGCAGTTTTCCGGTATGCATTGCTCTTAGGATAAGCCCTAGGCAGATCGTCGCAAAGACTGTAGCCATAATTCCCAAAGGTTTGGAGAAAACCCACATCACCAATGGGATATCGGAAATATAGGCTGTAAGAAAGACCAGAAGCCCTGTAATGACTACAAATACCATGGTTTGTTTTGATTTTTTGATCATCAGCTTCAATTCCATACGGTCTATCGCTTCCCTCAACGCAAATACCGAAGCGACATAAGCGCAGATGGCAATCGTAAAGAGGCCTACAGCCACACCGAACCAGTTCAGCCAGCTGAAAATATAGAGTTCTGCAAAACTGTTCGCATCCGGATGGATGGACCTGGAAATGGTTGCTGCAGCAATCAGTCCGAGGAAGAAAGGTGTTAGTAAGCTGGAGAAATAAAAGATCTGGGTATACACTTTCTGCCACTCATCTTTTACGGCATCATAATGCCTGAAGGTAAACGAAGTACCTCGGGCAATAATCCCGATCAGCATCAGTACCAAAGGGATATGAAGGTAAGTGGAAAGGGTGGTGTACACTTCCGGGAAGCCGACAAAAAGAATCACAATGGCTATAATCAGCCACATATGATTGGCCTCCCATACCGGAGCGATCGATTCATACATAATGACCTGTGTTTTGGGGCGGTTTTTTTCTTTGGTGAACATTTCCACGATTCCTGCCCCGAAATCAGCTCCCCCTAAAATCACATAGAGGCAGATAGACAGCCAGAGAAAACCTATGACAACATAAATCATAATTTCTTGTTTTTAATAGTGTTGAACTGAGGATCGGTAGGATCATATAATTTCGGGACCATCCTGATCTGCCTGGTCAGAAGGAATGCCATCACGAAAGAGAGGGAAACAAACACGGCAGTAAAGAAATAGAAGGAATACTGTATTCCGGGCATCGGAGTCACCGCATCCACTGTTCTCATAATTCCGTAGATGATCCACGGCTGACGTCCGACTTCGGTTACCGTCCAGCCCGCTTCCAGTGCCATATAGCCGAAAGGCGTGGCAATCAGGAATGTTTTTAGGAACCAGGTTTTATTCAGCCATTCTTTCTTAAAAAAGCTGGCATACAGGTAGAGCATTCCGATGATGATCATTACCACCCCGAAAAAGATCATGATCTGAAAAGCATAATGGACCACCGCTACCGGAGGCCATTCGTCCCTTGGGAAATCTTTCAGTCCTTTTACTTCTGCGTTGAAATCACTTGCAACAAGGAAGCTGAGCATTTTCGGAATCTTAATTGCATATTTCAGTTCTGCCTTTTGCTGGTTCGGAATTCCGCCAATGACAAATGCAGCCCCTTTTTCCGTTTCGAAATGCGCTTCCATGGCGGCAAGTTTGATGGGCTGCCGTTCAGCAACCGATTTTGCCGCCGTATCACCTGTCAAGGGTGCTCCGAAGGCCCCGATCATCGCAAAACCGGCTGCAATCCTGAATGCTTTGGTATGGAATTCCACATTTTTTTTACGCATGATTAAAAAAGCGTGTACTCCTGCTACCGCAAATCCGGTAGCACAAAAGGCGGCAACGGTCATGTGGAGCGCCTGTGAAAACCAGGCATCATTGAACATGGCTTTGATAGGATCTATATTCAGGTATTGTCCGTTGATGTAATCAAATCCCGAGGGAGAGTTCATCCAGGCATTGGCTGCAACGACCAGGATACCGGATGCAAGACCGCTTAAACCTACCAGGAATCCGCAGAACCAATGGAACCATTTGTTGAAACGGTCCCAGCCGTACAGGAAGAACCCTATGGCAATGGCTTCAATAAAAAATGCGGTTCCTTCCAGGGAAAAAGGCATCCCGAAAATAGGGCCGGCATGCTTCATGAACTGAGGCCATAAAAGGCCAAGCTCAAAAGAGAGCATCGTCCCGGATACCGCTCCGGTGGCAAAAAGGATGGCTACCCCTTTACTCCATGCTTTGGTAAGGCCTTTATAAAGTTCGTTGCCGGTTTTCAGGTATTTCCAGTGGGCAAATGCCATTAAAAACGGCATCACCATCCCGACACATGAAAAGATAATGTGAAAACCCAGGGACATGGCCATCTGGGCACGGGCCGCAATAAAATCATCCATACACTCAACTTTTAAGTACTCAATTTACGGATAAATTATAAGAAGGAATATGATATAAGACAGTAGAAGTTCCCAAAATCTGCCTTACCTTCGAATTCTTATGCTTTTGAAAAGTTGTGTCTAACAGCAATGACTTTTATATAAGCATTATCATAGGGTTATTTATCTGTTCTTTTAGTGAATAATCCGCTTTTTCCACTCCTGTTTTTTGACACTTTTTAACTTTCATACCTCGAAAAAAATCACGATATTTGTGGGTCTCTGCATTGAGCAGGATTTTTAATATTTTATATGAGTCAGAAACAATATACAGCTAGTAGTATTCAGGCATTGGAGGGAATGGAGCACGTACGTATGCGTCCTTCCATGTACATTGGTGACGTAGGCGTAAGAGGCCTTCACCATTTGGTTTATGAAGTAGTGGATAACTCTATTGATGAGGCTTTGGCAGGATACTGCGATACGATCTTCGTCAGCATCAAGGAAGGGAACGGGATCGAGGTAAGCGATAACG is part of the Chryseobacterium camelliae genome and encodes:
- a CDS encoding cytochrome d ubiquinol oxidase subunit II, giving the protein MIYVVIGFLWLSICLYVILGGADFGAGIVEMFTKEKNRPKTQVIMYESIAPVWEANHMWLIIAIVILFVGFPEVYTTLSTYLHIPLVLMLIGIIARGTSFTFRHYDAVKDEWQKVYTQIFYFSSLLTPFFLGLIAAATISRSIHPDANSFAELYIFSWLNWFGVAVGLFTIAICAYVASVFALREAIDRMELKLMIKKSKQTMVFVVITGLLVFLTAYISDIPLVMWVFSKPLGIMATVFATICLGLILRAMHTGKLLSVRALAGFQIIMILVAATYQHNPNIILFGNGQHLSLLEHVAAPKTINALGWALILGSVFILPFLFYLMVSFSKQRRSLLRKPSR
- a CDS encoding cytochrome ubiquinol oxidase subunit I, which produces MDDFIAARAQMAMSLGFHIIFSCVGMVMPFLMAFAHWKYLKTGNELYKGLTKAWSKGVAILFATGAVSGTMLSFELGLLWPQFMKHAGPIFGMPFSLEGTAFFIEAIAIGFFLYGWDRFNKWFHWFCGFLVGLSGLASGILVVAANAWMNSPSGFDYINGQYLNIDPIKAMFNDAWFSQALHMTVAAFCATGFAVAGVHAFLIMRKKNVEFHTKAFRIAAGFAMIGAFGAPLTGDTAAKSVAERQPIKLAAMEAHFETEKGAAFVIGGIPNQQKAELKYAIKIPKMLSFLVASDFNAEVKGLKDFPRDEWPPVAVVHYAFQIMIFFGVVMIIIGMLYLYASFFKKEWLNKTWFLKTFLIATPFGYMALEAGWTVTEVGRQPWIIYGIMRTVDAVTPMPGIQYSFYFFTAVFVSLSFVMAFLLTRQIRMVPKLYDPTDPQFNTIKNKKL